From one Streptomyces sp. N50 genomic stretch:
- a CDS encoding LAETG motif-containing sortase-dependent surface protein, with translation MKLRRAMVAAAATAVIAPLALLSAPAAFAEDSASPSPSDSASESVSASPSDSVSPTPSDSDSASPTGSTLPSDSTSPSASDSASTSATPSTSAEPTGEPTDPDVPFCEDLDEDFSTAKVSADIKGLPGKIVAGDGFHGFKLTVTNKSKTTVDGVAFYAEVENYELDESKFLSPYVDLEFKNPETGKWDRIGNDEWAGDYFFYVDELKSGKSETVDLRVSISAKAPAGDAYSFGSGAYLDNVKGQDCIAEGWAQYDFEVLKAGSSNTDPGTATPSTGDKDTSVKKPQGQVSDLPTGNLAETGSSSALPVIGLVGGAAVVAGAAAVVMVRRRKSGASA, from the coding sequence ATGAAGCTGCGCCGTGCCATGGTCGCGGCGGCCGCGACGGCCGTCATCGCTCCGCTCGCCCTGCTCTCCGCGCCCGCCGCGTTCGCGGAGGACTCCGCGTCGCCGAGCCCGAGCGACAGCGCGAGCGAGTCCGTCTCCGCTTCGCCGTCCGACTCGGTCTCCCCGACGCCGTCCGACTCCGACTCCGCGTCGCCGACCGGCAGCACCCTGCCGAGCGACTCGACCTCGCCCTCGGCGAGCGACAGCGCCTCCACCTCGGCCACGCCCTCCACCTCGGCCGAGCCGACCGGGGAGCCGACCGACCCGGACGTGCCGTTCTGCGAGGACCTGGACGAGGACTTCTCCACCGCCAAGGTGTCCGCGGACATCAAGGGCCTGCCGGGCAAGATCGTCGCGGGCGACGGCTTCCACGGCTTCAAGCTGACAGTCACCAACAAGTCGAAGACCACGGTCGACGGCGTCGCCTTCTACGCCGAGGTCGAGAACTACGAGCTCGACGAGTCGAAGTTCCTGAGCCCGTACGTGGACCTGGAGTTCAAGAACCCCGAGACCGGCAAGTGGGACCGCATCGGGAACGACGAGTGGGCCGGTGACTACTTCTTCTACGTCGACGAGCTGAAGTCCGGGAAGAGCGAGACCGTCGACCTGCGCGTCAGCATCAGCGCGAAGGCCCCGGCCGGCGACGCCTACTCCTTCGGTTCCGGCGCCTACCTCGACAACGTCAAGGGCCAGGACTGCATCGCCGAGGGCTGGGCGCAGTACGACTTCGAGGTCCTGAAGGCCGGCTCCTCGAACACCGACCCGGGCACCGCCACCCCGAGCACCGGTGACAAGGACACCTCGGTGAAGAAGCCGCAGGGCCAGGTCTCCGACCTCCCGACCGGCAACCTCGCCGAGACCGGCTCCAGTTCCGCGCTCCCGGTGATCGGCCTCGTCGGCGGCGCCGCCGTCGTCGCGGGTGCCGCCGCGGTGGTCATGGTCCGTCGGCGCAAGAGCGGCGCGAGCGCGTAA